The Leptodactylus fuscus isolate aLepFus1 chromosome 1, aLepFus1.hap2, whole genome shotgun sequence nucleotide sequence tgtaggggctgacatgttactagcatagcagcctgtttgggggtgggactttcactttaaaggagtgttcacattgcgtttttggcctcccttgccgagatacgttggtaaccagtcacaatcagctccccacttatccctgcacggagaactgcaggccccccccttttttttaatggccagttcttcgtgcagggataagttgacatctGATTCTGACTGATTACCAACGTAtaccggcaagggaggccaaaaacacaatgtgaaaaagccctgaggatttattcaGAGGGCTCTTAAaaatggtgttggctccctataggcgctgtcacacggagcagattttacctgcaaatagaatttgattaagccttgtaatgctgctaaataaagggaaatgtaatacagaattggtatgtcgcaaaataaagtagttttaaaatggcgaggggggcccagacacttagggtgcatgcacactacgtaacgccgggcgtgtatgagagccgtacacgccggcgttacagcagggctgccgaacacttcccattcacttcaatgggagcgctcgtaaacgccgctgttacgagcgctcccattgaagtgaatgggaagtgttcggcagtctgctgtaatgccggcgtgtacggctctcatacacgcccggcgttactcagtgtgcatgcacccttaggctgtatggggccccaaaattcctgatggcggccctggagccggggataggtaagtgacagtgttttttatgtttgtatccccccttgctctcagattattatactctggggttccaGTGTGAGAAGGCGCGCtatcggaagtctttcctccctgTTGCAGATAAACTGTACAATCAACACCGAGCTAAGCGcagatcattccatacagagaactgaaagatctttaAGTTGTGATATTGCTTCTTCTACTTTTTTACATTtacctttttatctgtacctactgtgactgtaatgcctctaccttgAGCTTTTGTATTTATAGTAttatattatctatgctgctgtaacacactgaatttccccagggtgggactattaaaggattattttatcttatcttataaaaaatcaattgttttcaatgggactaATTTAGCGAACCATCAGAAAACAGAACATGTCCTATTATTGCCATTTTCATGTAGAGGCCTGGTAGATGCAAAACAGCCGTGAAAAATGTGTGAGTGGAAGACGCACAAAATTTTGGATGTCAGTTCTGCCTTCTCCTATGGGTATGTTAACACAGCAACAAATTAcaaagattttgaggcagattccacctcaaaatcagcaacaaatgcTGCCCTGATTCTGCCTTCTATTACTTCCAATGTGAAGCAGAGATTTGAACAAGACACACATATAACATagatgtgtatataaatataagcaTCCTTGTCAATCCTGCCATGGATTCTGCGGGCACAAGACAGTTAGCTGGCTAGACCCATTCATCTGGCTGTGAAgagctagagcaggggtagggaacctttggctctccagctgctgtgaaactacaactcccagcatgctccattcacttccatgggagttcccagaacagcagagccagtatgcatgctgggagttgtagttttgcaacagctggagagccgtacgttccctacccctgagctagagggttggaaaatgaagaggaatttgagtcgGAAgcctgattgcaggcattagggtaagttcacacagggttttttggtcaggattttgaggccgtatctgcctcaaaatcctgaccaaaaagacggctcccattgaaatcaatgggagctggtcagttcttttttccgaccTGCTCATTCTTTCACGCGGATTCACATcatgacatctgcctgaagacactccctcccgactaggcccattcatttgggcctaatccagagcgaagTGAGCGActgaagcggcctccgcctcaggttctggaccaaaaaaccctgtgtgagttTAACCAAAAGGTCCCTGGTGCCTgattcaaagctgaccaaggtgccattttacatgtggagaaaatgcaaaaaaagttacaggtgtcaggggttaaaatgtaaataaaactatataaatttgttatccctTATACCGAAACATAGACAAGTGACATGCCATATTGGATGCAGATTGAACGCCATAaacacaaagcctgtaagaaagttgcacaagtgTACTTTtactccaattctaccccattctgatttttttccagattcccagtacattatacagaataataaatggcaccattatgaagaacaatttgtaccacaaacattaatccctcatatggctctgggaatggaaaaataaaaaaaattatgggaagCGGGGGTTAAAAGCGAAAATTGTCACTGGCTGGAAGGGGTCAAAGCGGACTTCTCACCACCTCCATcagttctagttcttagcatgtgTGAATAGgttcactccactgattccaacacattTGGTATTTTTTCTCTGGTCCTGACAGTTGGTGTCAGTGCCTGATGCGCTGTTTAAGCACTATactatcagaagggcagtgtgtcaggggttgtgattcagagctccagtcagaggcagccaCTGTCATaggtcagaatcacaccccttgtctgctcctgcctgacaccgcccacctgacagtacagagacttagggtgcatgcacactacgtaacgccgggcatgtatgagagccgtacacgccggcgttacagcagggctgccgaacacttcccattcacttcaatgggagcgctcgtaacagcggcgtttacgagcgctcccattgaagtgaatggaaagtgttcggcagtctgctgtaatgccggcgtgtacggctctcatacatgcccggcgttactcagtgtgcatgcacccttaggctgcattcacactgagtaacgctggcgttttttgtgcttatttttgcacacagcgccgggcaacgccaccgcaaaatagcgcagcgttaacgccgcgtacacgcggcgttaatgcggtgctacgcggcgctatgtgcaaaaataagcacaaaaaacgccagcgttactcagtgtgaatgcagcctaaatagcttatcaggcaccaaaactaacagaacttattgctcagaaatggtggggagcTAGAGAATCCAACGGTGCCAGACTCAGTGGAGCATtgactattaattgatgtaaagagctggacttattagaggtggtgaaaggttctcttcgtCGTCATGTTCTGAACTCTGGGGAGCTAGGAATCTGCAGAATACGCTTTTGGGTCTGTTGGAGCAAGCACTGGAGACAAACAACTCCAGAAACAACATAAATAAACCAGGTTATTATTACTAGTCTCTTTCCTCACACTACACGCGCAGCGCGTGAACCACGCCCACCAACGTAAGAGGTCTGGCGTATGACGGAAACCACGCTGCTCTTCTGCGCATGCTTCTTGCTCTTGATCAGCGGCTGCTTCCTTAGCGCAAACGCATTACTTAGTGAACCTAGTGCGCATGCTCGATGAGCCGGGCCAGGCGCTGGAGACGGCAAAATGATCATGGCGCTGAGTAAAACATTCGGCCAAAAGCCGGTGAAATTTCAGCTAGAAGAAGATGGCGAATTTTACATGATCGGCTCCGAGGTACGAGACTGAGAAGTCCGAGTTCAGAGCCCGAGAACACGGCAGCGCTAATCCGTTTAGAGCCGGGTCACAGACAAAGGCTTGGGAGGGGGTGGGGAGCTCCAGACAATAATGTGTAGAGAGGAGCACCAGGAGTTTTATCTACATTATTATCCTGATCCTTGTCCTGTGGTAACCTGTATCTAAATCCTGTCAGTGACTTGACATGAGGTCTAGGAACATCTTCAATGACTTTGCTGTGCATGCTGTGACCCCAGTGATGTCTTTGTGTTTACAGGTGGGGAATTACCTGCGCATGTTCAGGGGTTCGCTGTACAAGAGGTACCCCTCTCTCTGGAGACGCCTGGCTACGGTTGAAGAAAGGAAGAAAATAGTAGCGTCTTCACATGGGAAGAAATGTAAATGTTGATTTTATCATCTTCTTGCTTTACCAGTGTATGTGACAGCCCAGAGCCGGGCAATGTGAAGGATTGTACCTAGCACTGTGATATGGATGCATGGCAAATCGTAGTCACGCAGCATAAGATCATAGCATTGTGATTTTACACCTCAGCCAGTGACAGGCAATGTGATCATGTCATAATCCATGTTACTGCCATCTGGCAATTGTGATAGATCCATGGATCTCTGCAGCCATCCCACTAACCTACTATCATTAGTTACAATTGGCAGTGCAGTATTCGCATTCtaaagccccttgcagacaaccgtgtcaatggtcagtgtgctatgtgGGTTTTTTCCTGGAtggcacactgatccattcatttctgtgggcccaTTCACATGTGTGGGCCAACGCTCAACCACAAATGGAACAGGCCCTATTCGTGTCCGATTATGTGGCCTTGCTtctgcagctcctattcattgaataaatGGGACTGCGGAAGCAGGGGTGACGCACAGATGACATTCACATGAGGGCTGTGCCTTTCATTCACGGCCGGTGGTAATTGCACAGTCGTGTTCAACCAGGCTTAATGTAACACAGCCATAAGTAACCATATATTTGTAGTAAGGTTGGGTAATTAATCGAAAAATAATCTAATTTGAAAGTCCACTCAATTAATAGTCGTGAATTTACATaggttatttcaattattttgcattCACACCATCCTGTTTTCACACTGCTATTGGCTAAAGAAGATGTCGCTAACTGTACACTATCCAGTCTACATAAGTTATATGTAAATAACCGACTAAAATTCATTGGCATGGTATGGCAtgtaaaaaggggagtgtcctaaaataatcattcATGAATTGTAATCATCCAGCCCTAACCTGTAGCCTAATATTTGCTTCCTGACGTGCTCGTCCCTAGTGAACAGTAGGAAGATTCTGGGATATTTGCGAATACAGAAAGGCCAGTGTTTATTACATTGCATTTCTGTGTCATAGCTCTGGTGGATTGGTAGTGATACATATTGTTTGTAAATATCTGTGGAATATGTTTGTGAAATATAAATAACATATCAAGTTGTTTTATGATAAGGTATTGGAGTGCTAGGTGCCCACGAATACCGCTCTTTCACAGGGACACTCTGCTCTCTTTTGCTTTGTGTCCATATATCTGTGGATGTATAGGAGATAATGCTGGGGACCAGATAGTTTATTGTGGTGGCTGATGGAACGCTGTAATACTCGTGTATATTTTGATGTACAGTATTATTCATATCAGAATGAAACATTCCCTTATATTGTGCAAACAGAAATGCAGTAAATGTGACCTCATTTAATTATATACAGTCTTTTATAATATGTCtgaactgtgtgtgggggggggggactttttTAAATTCTATACATATGGATAAGATATAAATATTGCTGTGGCAATGCATACCAAGAAAGGcaaaagagttatactcaccaGGGTATCTGGTTCATATGTTAAGTAGCAATGGGCCGTTTTATGCATTGTTATCGACTGAGCACATTTTGTCTCCTTGAAATGGgttaaaacatttattttttttgctctgACTCCATAACTTAGAGAAGTGCGTGGATTATATACACATATGGATATGAAAGTAGTGCTAGTTTGAcggtgaggccttagccttttagtgtagattgtgagccccatataggggtcacaatgcacttttttatattttttttcatttaagtatgtctttgtagaatgggaggaaatccacgcaaatacggggagaacatacaaactccttgcagatgttgtccttggcaggattcaaacccaggactccagcgttgcaaggctgcagtgctaaccactgagccaccgcttTGCCCCTGCCTAAAGAGGTTTTGTCACAAAAatatatccataggatagggaataagttgcTGATTGGTGTGTGTGGGGAATCTGACTAATGAAAACTCTAGTGATCTTAAGAATGGAAATGCCTTACCCTTGTTATGAATGTAGCATTGGATGCAGAATTTATGTTCCTTCTCTATCCACTTCAGTGGGAGTGGTGCAGATTTCTGAGTGCTATTACCTGTGTAACTCATTTGAAAAAATGTCCACCACTTGATATTGTCGATGTAATCAGTGAAGTTAGTATAACAAGGTCTGTTTTTCGTGTTTTCCTTTAGACCATGGTTACACAACATTAGCTACTAGTGTCACCCTATTGAAAGCTTCGGAAGTTGAAGAGATCCTAGATGGAAACGATGAAAAATACAAAGCTGTTTCTATTAGCACAGAACCTCCAACTTACCTCAGGTAAGCTTGATTTTAGGTAAAATGCgtgttttttttgcttgttttttatagctaaaaccaggagtggattgagcagaagtataaatacttcctatatatttcccattccttttgtagccattcttggttttggctcaaaaaaactgtgcAACATTTGCAACAAAAACTGCTGTGTTTCCGAtaagtggggccttaacctaaaaagtAACTTTCATCAGCTCCAGCAACTTGAGCTTTTTCCAACCTTTAATGGCTGCCACtctgctgattccagcacagttggctttttttttctctagcctccactgttcccaagcaatcagtgcagttagttttggtgctgatAAGCTAACTGTACTCTCTAACGTTCAATCAGTGGTGTCCGATAGGAGCAAGATGGTGTGACTATCAGAGCTCATAATCACATCTGCTTCTGCCTTACACCATCCACTTGATAGTAGATATTCTAGTTAGCATAGCAAGTACCAAAACTAATTGCACTGATTGTTCAAGAATGATGGTGGCTAGAGAAGTGTGAAGGGGCATCTGTTAAAGGAAAAGAgcttgaggtggtgaaaggtgctctttaaatgAAGATGCAAAGGTTCATTTTTTGGGTGTTTCAGTTCTTTTTGGTTGTACATCACatctctgttttgttttgtttttgattgCAGGGAACAAAAAGCAAAAAGAAACAGTCAGTGGGTTCCAACACTGCCTAATAGCTCTCACCACTTGGATGCTGTGCCCTGTTCTACTACTATTAATAGAAACCGCCTAGGTCGTGACAAGAAAAGGACCTTCCCTCTCTGGTGAGATATCcttgtttattttgtgttattGGTTATGTAGTATCACTGTTGTATTGCACACCTTTTGATACTAAGTTCTTATGCTTACTTACAGATAAGAAAAGATAAAATATGTTATATAATTTCCCAGTTTCCATTGGGAAGACATTGTCTGTCTGATCTTTGTGATTTATTTAGTCAGTCTATGTTAACTAGGACCTCAAAAGAAAAAGATCTAGACATCTTGATATCAGACAGCTGTATAGAGGTATAACCAGGAAGTGATGAATTTTAATCCCACTATATAGAGCGCAGGTAGGACTACATCTGGAATACTGTGTCCAGTTCAGGAGATATCACTTCAGGAAAAGACATAGATAAAATAGAACAGGTGCAAACATGATCTGTTGGAGCATCTGGTGCAAAAAAAACATATCAGGAGAAGTTAAATCACTTCAGGGGACATtttaacattactttttttttttcctgatttccCTTGTAACTTGGTCTGATGTGTTAGCCCCAGTTACAagaggaatgcagcctcctatACTATACCATAGAACTGATCTGGTTCCTCTACGACCCAGCAGCTCACGCAGTCTGGAAGTTGAGCCACATCATGGTGGCTCTGATAGtggtttcttttgtttgttttttcgtaCAGTTgtcgggaaggcagggatggtgaTAAACCATCCCTCACTTCCCTATGggagcatgggaagaatatgcaaatctgtctcccaagatgtaaacagggagacagtgcctctgttatgctgcccactattgggaagcaccctgaacatcatgcccgactttcccagaagtctttactgcataatgcggggttataaccaaatcaatttctcagctacggacggcaccgtttctgtctggttagcagcgcagcctagagagaactgatttggtagaagtgagaggctgagagaccagattatggggataatgtcactccttagggagagaccaccttctcaggtgtgtggagacttatacagccatagttgctgtGGGAGGTCAAGCTGTAGTAATAACTGGCATCACGATTCTGTAGCTGTACAATTTTGTGTAGCTGCTTAACTTTGAaagcttacacacacacacacacacacacacacacacacacgtgttcTTGCAGAGTTAAGCATGGACTATCTGGACATATATATTGACAATGGATAGTCAGGAAATAGTTAAAGAATTTAATCTGTATAGCCTTGAGGGACGAAGAGGAAGGTGGGATATTATTGCAATCGTTCAATATGTTAAAGGTATAAGTAAACTTCAGTACGGGAGaggttttagttaaaaaaaaaaacaaaacaaaaaacaaaaaacaaaacccaagaaCAAGGGGGCACCGTTTGAAATTACTTGAAAGGGAGGACAGAAGCTGTGTCAGGAAATAGATAACATGGTGAAGCTGTCTTTTTGAGTTGTTAGACAATACAAAACAATATatttcatgtatttatttttttcctcgaTTTTATAGTTTTGATGATCATGATCCAGCAGTGATTCATGAGAATGCTTCTCAGCCAGAGGTGCTAGTTCCTATCCGATTGGACATGGAAATCGATGGGCAGAAGTTGCGTGATGCCTTCACATGGAACATGAATGGTACTTTCTACTTTAATTTGATCAATATTTTGTGAAATATCTTTTGCAAGCTGTGTCACTACTAGTAGTCTGTCAAAATGTAGACTTTCAACTTATAGGGTATCAAAATTGTTTTAAAGGGGGTGTGCACTCTTCTGCTTGAATTCATAATTTTTGAGATGGATGAGAAAATTGTATTGGTGGTCAGAATGCTAAGACTTGCACCCATTGCTTGAACAATGGGCTCTGAAGATCTTCAATCAGTGCCCATTTGGCTCCAGTAAGTCTTCACTTGAGATTGTTGCTGTTGGGCCATGGACCGTAGCCAATCCACTTTAACAgctctgtactttttttttttttttttttttttcttatgtagattgtgagccccatatagggatcacaatgtacatttttttcctatcagtatgtctttgtagaatgagaggaaatccacactaacacgaggagaacatacaaactccttgcagatgttgttcctggcgggattcgaacccaggactccagcactgcaaggctgcagagctaaccactgagccactgtgttgcccccagcTCTGTACTTTTGGTTGTTGTGCCTAGTATTACAGTTTATAGAAATCCAGCCTCATTCAATTGAATTACAGTATCAGCCACAGCCACTATAAAGCAGTGTCTGGTTAAGCAATAAATGGTATAGCATCTTCATTGTGGGGGTGCTGGGAGTTGGATGTTTATGGCCTGTGCAAGTCCTAAAGACCTGTGGAAAAATTGTCAAACACAACAAATGATTGTGCAGTACCTTGCTAGGCAGAGGCCCTGCTTATGCTGGGTTTGAGTAAGACCGTTTGGAAAGTTGAAATATTAAAtgctatactatttattagagatgagcgagtactgttcggatcagccgatccgaacagcacgctccatagaaatgaatggatgcacctggtacttccactttgacgtcggccggcgcttaaccccccgcgtgccggctacgtccattcatttctattcggctgatccgaacagtactcgctcatctctactatttatgCTATAAATATTTAGTTTTTGGTTATTAAGAGAGTTATGACACATTTTTGTTTTCCTCTTTCATCTGCAGAGAAGTTAATGACCCCAGAAATGTTTGCAGAGATTCTCTGTGACGACCTAGACCTCAATCCTCTTGCCTTTGTCCCAGCCATTGCTTCAGCTATCCGCCAGCAAATAGAATCTTATCCTACTGACAGCATTCTGGAAGACCAGTCTGACCAGAGAGTCATCATAAAGGTACATCTGAATTCTGTCTCTACATTGTGCCATAACATATAACAATGGCTTAAATGCATTTTCAGTTGACTCCATTGCATGTTGTTGCAGTGTGTTGCATGGGTTTACTTTTAGTGTAGTTTTAAGCTTGTAAGATGTGTTTGCCTTTTTCAGACAGTTTTTTAATCCTTGGACATTCGTGCAGTTTTCACAGCTGATTTCATTTTTGGATGATGTTTTTGCATGGCACTTCTGGAATATGACTGTTTTCTAACATCAAAAAAGGCTGGCCGTGTGTGTTCCGAATCTGCATAATGTCTCTCTTTGGAGACTTTTGCTGTGTTGGTGAATGAAAGATAGCAGCCTCACTTTGTGGTTTGCGGTTTTTCTCCTTGTGCTCTTCCTCAGCTAAATATCCACGTTGGGAACATTTCCTTGGTTGACCAGTTTGAGTGGGATATGTCGGAAAAAGAGAACTCCCCGGAGAAGTTTGCACTGAAGTTATGTTCAGAGCTTGGCTTGGGTGGCGAGTTTGTTACCACTATTGCATACAGCATCCGTGGGCAGCTCAGCTGGCATCAAAAGACCTATGCATTCAGGTAGGTACTGGTGCAAGTGGTGACAAAATGCATACACAAAGACAATGTGTGGTTTGAAGTGAATATCCAGTTTACTTACATAGAACATATATACACCGCAAATAACACTATATCCCTGACTTAAAGGCGTTTTCCCATGGTGTCAGCTGTCCCTCCTGTCGTTTTTATTAACTAGTTTTTGGGGCTCAGCAACTGAAAACTGTATGCAGAGTGAGGGAAAGAATTTAATCTAGAATGGGAGCAGGAACTGTGACCAGAAAGGAGGTCTGGAACCTAGGCAACTAGCTGTATAAACCCAGTATACCCTAAATAGCTATAGCTGGCAATTGGAGCAAGATAGATAATGTATTGGGTAAAGCGCTTCGGTTAACTTAAGgtacaagtctgaatatgatccttgagatgggaaggTCCCTATAAGCATGGTTAAACTTTGTCATTCTGTGAAAGTTTCCAATGAAACATACCAATCACTTGGACAATCGGCAATCTCAGGGAAGGCCCAAGCAGCCATTTTTGATGGCAAGTGGCCatgcattttgtttttttacaccacATGTTAAATGCATATGTAGCAGAAATGTTCTTTGTAGGATTAGATCACCACCTAAATTGTTTATAAACCATTCTATTTTAGGGATGGTTAGTGACAGTGAATATATCTTTTTTGTGTCTAAGTACAATCTTGCTTCTGCGGAACTCAActttttatttcatggaaatgagCTGTTCGTAGCATTCATCGTAGACCCACAACTGTCAGAGcaccaattttttatttatttttttttggtcacCAGCCACATATGAAATTTACATATGGAATAAAAGCTGAATTGAGttttgacacaagaaaggtatATTCACCATGTCACTAACCAGCCCTACAACAGCATACAAGTGGTTTAAAAGTAGCTTTGGTGATGGTAAGATTTGCTGCATATTCATTTGTCACCGATTTCACCACAGATtgtacccctttaaatttgtgaGGGGTAAATCTGCAGCAGATTCTTCCTTTCCATATGGCGCTAACCTTATTGTACTGATTATAACTTTAGAACGTTGAAAGCCTTAAGTACAGATAGCAATTTCAGCACAAACAGTATGTTCTCAGATGATACAGTATTTGTGGTTGGCTCATTTTGTTTTGTACGCCTCAGATGCTGTTTGTTTGCATATTCTGAAAATGTGAATCAATGTTCTTGTATCACTGTCAAGTTGGAATGCAAATGAATCCCTTTTACCCTCCCTTAAACTCTACACAAAATACATTTCACTTGGGATGCCTTCCAGGAGAAACTAGTGATAAGATTTAAGCTCACCCAGCTTAAATTTTATCTTGGATGACTACCAGGGTCATAGAtttcttacaattttttttttcattacttgTGAACATTTGTCAGTCTCAGCATAAAACATAGGTGGTAACACCTTGTGGCTAAAATAATTGCACATGTGGAtggaattttctacttttattaaAAGTGCATATCATAGCTTCTTGAAGGTCACTGGTATTTAAATGggttttttcaggcaaaaaatattttgtttttaaattaTCTTGGGTTAATAAgcttattaatgggttaatatgtACACTCCTATACCtttttagccatgttttgagtgatttctgtgtgtcccttggagctcctggcatcttctgtatttgttttcatagttcagcttcctgctatgtaacttccctactaacccctctcaccttactccaaCCCCCTCCTTTCTCTGCTCCCcctatacaccccctccctgtttttcTAGCTATCCCACCTACTAGCCCTTtcttacctactcagcccaacctccGACCCcattatttacttacctctcttccttccaggcttctttctGTGAGACGgcccctccttctttactgattctgccaGAACAAAAGTTGCCCTGTTCTCTacagcgatgatccacctctattgAGCAGGCGTGGAAGCtgagcagtagaggtggattatcggcaaCCGTGCACAGAGCAGCGCTTGGAGAAACGGCAGCAGTCAGAAAAGGAGGAGGAACCGTCCCactggaagaagcctggaaggtaagtatgatggcgtGGATAGGGAAGGGGAGAGTAGTAGTGTCGATCCGTTTCCTGAAACGGATCggcaccggataatcagaaaatgggtAATATGAttgattatacttttttttttttttttttttttttttctattacgttatttagaaagtaggcaggggagggtgtttagattgg carries:
- the SMARCB1 gene encoding SWI/SNF-related matrix-associated actin-dependent regulator of chromatin subfamily B member 1 isoform X1 → MIMALSKTFGQKPVKFQLEEDGEFYMIGSEVGNYLRMFRGSLYKRYPSLWRRLATVEERKKIVASSHGKKYHGYTTLATSVTLLKASEVEEILDGNDEKYKAVSISTEPPTYLREQKAKRNSQWVPTLPNSSHHLDAVPCSTTINRNRLGRDKKRTFPLCFDDHDPAVIHENASQPEVLVPIRLDMEIDGQKLRDAFTWNMNEKLMTPEMFAEILCDDLDLNPLAFVPAIASAIRQQIESYPTDSILEDQSDQRVIIKLNIHVGNISLVDQFEWDMSEKENSPEKFALKLCSELGLGGEFVTTIAYSIRGQLSWHQKTYAFSENPLPTVEIAIRNTGDADQWCPLLETLTDAEMEKKIRDQDRNTRCHRRFIRFSFRASRRGRI
- the SMARCB1 gene encoding SWI/SNF-related matrix-associated actin-dependent regulator of chromatin subfamily B member 1 isoform X2 translates to MIMALSKTFGQKPVKFQLEEDGEFYMIGSEVGNYLRMFRGSLYKRYPSLWRRLATVEERKKIVASSHGKKYHGYTTLATSVTLLKASEVEEILDGNDEKYKAVSISTEPPTYLREQKAKRNSQWVPTLPNSSHHLDAVPCSTTINRNRLGRDKKRTFPLCFDDHDPAVIHENASQPEVLVPIRLDMEIDGQKLRDAFTWNMNEKLMTPEMFAEILCDDLDLNPLAFVPAIASAIRQQIESYPTDSILEDQSDQRVIIKLNIHVGNISLVDQFEWDMSEKENSPEKFALKLCSELGLGGEFVTTIAYSIRGQLSWHQKTYAFSENPLPTVEIAIRNTGDADQWCPLLETLTDAEMEKKIRDQDRNTRRMRRLANTAPAW